One Calditrichota bacterium genomic region harbors:
- the nhaC gene encoding Na+/H+ antiporter NhaC, producing MAERRPPLLVALIPIVAMMALLVIGYGIYRIVPQVLLIAAALLTGLLGTILRFRWEDMQKGIVESIHKALPAMLIMICVGILIGSWIAAGTIPMIIYYGLKLISPKIFLVTACFVCSLTSLATGTSWGTIGTLGVAFMGIATAQGIPAGPAAGAIVAGAYFGDKMSPFSDVTNLAPAVAASNLFDHIKHMMYSAVPAWLLGFVVYFVVGLRYGTTTAESETMRLIMETLRQHFRFHVLLLLPLVVVFYFAAAKKPVLPGMLFSALAAGALAVIFQGASVPEVAQAMDTGYKSATGVAEVDRLISRGGMMSMMGVQLVAFTAFSFGGIMQRTGLLQVIFDHIKGLTARVWSLVATTAASAILTAMVTGSSYLSMIVPAELFAPVYRQKGLAAKNLSRLLEECGAIVVPLIPWSMAGVYVTGTIGVSPFQYLPWAVQNYAAVLILVVFGFTGVTMAPRVRDDETQVGS from the coding sequence GTGGCAGAACGACGCCCACCACTTCTTGTCGCGCTCATTCCCATCGTAGCGATGATGGCCTTGCTGGTCATCGGCTACGGGATCTATCGCATCGTCCCTCAGGTGCTGCTCATCGCTGCCGCACTGCTCACCGGTCTGCTCGGCACCATCCTGCGCTTTCGCTGGGAGGACATGCAAAAGGGGATTGTGGAAAGCATCCACAAGGCGCTGCCCGCGATGCTCATCATGATTTGCGTGGGCATCCTCATCGGCTCGTGGATTGCCGCAGGCACCATCCCGATGATCATCTACTACGGCCTCAAGCTCATTTCGCCGAAGATCTTTTTGGTCACCGCCTGCTTTGTGTGTAGCCTCACCTCGCTGGCGACAGGCACCTCCTGGGGCACGATCGGCACGCTGGGCGTGGCCTTCATGGGCATCGCCACAGCGCAAGGCATTCCGGCAGGACCGGCTGCCGGGGCCATTGTCGCCGGCGCGTATTTTGGCGACAAGATGTCGCCCTTCTCTGACGTCACGAATTTGGCGCCTGCGGTGGCGGCGTCCAACCTTTTCGATCACATCAAGCACATGATGTATTCAGCAGTGCCGGCCTGGTTGCTTGGCTTTGTCGTCTATTTCGTCGTCGGTCTGCGCTATGGCACCACCACCGCCGAATCGGAGACCATGCGGCTGATCATGGAGACGTTGCGCCAGCACTTCCGCTTCCACGTGCTGCTCTTGCTCCCGCTGGTCGTGGTCTTTTATTTTGCGGCCGCCAAGAAGCCCGTCCTGCCGGGGATGCTCTTCTCCGCCTTGGCCGCCGGCGCGTTGGCGGTCATCTTCCAGGGAGCCTCAGTGCCCGAGGTCGCGCAGGCCATGGACACCGGCTACAAGTCGGCCACCGGCGTGGCAGAGGTGGACAGACTCATCTCGCGCGGGGGCATGATGAGCATGATGGGCGTGCAACTGGTGGCGTTCACCGCTTTTAGCTTCGGCGGTATCATGCAGCGCACCGGGCTGCTGCAGGTAATCTTTGACCACATCAAGGGCCTCACCGCGCGCGTGTGGAGTCTGGTGGCGACCACCGCGGCCAGCGCCATTCTGACAGCCATGGTCACCGGCAGTTCCTACCTGTCGATGATCGTACCGGCTGAGCTGTTCGCCCCGGTGTACCGGCAGAAGGGCCTGGCGGCCAAGAACCTGTCGCGGCTCCTTGAAGAGTGCGGGGCCATCGTCGTGCCCCTCATTCCGTGGAGCATGGCCGGGGTGTACGTGACCGGCACCATCGGCGTGTCGCCCTTCCAGTACCTGCCATGGGCGGTGCAGAACTACGCGGCAGTGCTGATCCTGGTGGTGTTCGGCTTTACCGGCGTGACGATGGCGCCCAGAGTGCGGGATGATGAGACGCAGGTGGGAAGCTGA
- a CDS encoding insulinase family protein, with the protein MRRLLTIGLFAVVALSITTATAQIPQHPSQLSFRPLHFEPPKAKDYRTVLTNGMVVYIMEDHTLPTVDIQATIRTGSLYDPRDKVGLARMAGEVMRTGGTNNISGDDLDERLAFLGASIRTMIGTTSGSASMSCLARDRDEVLKLYADVLMNPAFAEDKIKLYKDEAIERLKTKNDQPRAVLEREFRKLLYGDHPLVWEQTKASIEGITRQDLLDFHHTYFVPNNIILAVAGDFQREEMLQKLEEAFAGWQRRQVTLPRIPEVVAKNRPGVFMIQKQINQGYVNVGHFGIKDTNPDVFAINVMNFILGGGSFTSRITSKVRSDEGLAYNTGSRFANEHLFPGTFYGYVQTKSQTVYYAISLILKEFERIRREPVSDEEMETAKNYFLDSFPDRFSTAIGTMSTFASLEYDGFPLDYLDTYCAKIRAVTKEDVLRVAKKYIKPGEMTIMVVGDIEACKKGDEKHPGTLDQLGRITEIKLPDPLTGL; encoded by the coding sequence ATGAGACGCTTGTTGACTATTGGCCTGTTCGCGGTGGTGGCGCTCTCCATCACCACCGCCACCGCCCAGATTCCGCAGCACCCCTCTCAGCTTTCCTTTCGGCCGCTGCACTTTGAGCCTCCCAAGGCCAAGGACTATCGCACCGTGCTCACCAACGGCATGGTGGTCTACATCATGGAGGACCACACCCTGCCGACGGTGGACATTCAGGCCACCATCCGCACCGGAAGCCTCTATGACCCGCGCGACAAGGTAGGGCTAGCGCGCATGGCAGGCGAAGTGATGCGCACCGGCGGCACGAACAACATTAGCGGCGACGACTTGGATGAGCGCCTTGCCTTCCTGGGCGCCTCGATACGCACGATGATCGGCACTACCTCTGGCAGCGCCAGCATGTCGTGCTTAGCACGCGACAGAGACGAAGTGCTCAAACTGTACGCCGACGTGCTCATGAACCCCGCTTTCGCCGAGGACAAGATCAAGCTCTACAAGGATGAGGCGATCGAGAGACTGAAGACCAAGAACGATCAGCCGCGCGCCGTCTTGGAAAGGGAGTTCCGGAAGCTCCTCTACGGCGACCACCCCCTGGTGTGGGAGCAGACAAAGGCCTCCATCGAAGGGATCACCCGGCAGGACCTGTTGGACTTTCACCATACCTACTTTGTCCCGAACAACATCATATTGGCGGTGGCAGGGGATTTTCAGCGAGAGGAGATGTTGCAGAAGTTAGAGGAGGCGTTTGCCGGGTGGCAGCGCCGCCAGGTGACGCTCCCCCGCATCCCTGAAGTGGTCGCCAAGAACCGTCCGGGCGTGTTCATGATCCAGAAGCAGATCAACCAGGGGTACGTGAACGTGGGCCACTTCGGCATCAAGGACACCAATCCCGATGTCTTTGCCATCAACGTGATGAACTTTATTCTTGGCGGCGGCAGCTTCACCTCGCGCATCACCAGCAAGGTGCGCTCCGATGAGGGTCTGGCCTATAACACGGGGTCGCGTTTCGCCAATGAGCATCTCTTCCCCGGCACGTTCTATGGCTATGTCCAGACCAAGTCCCAGACCGTGTACTACGCCATTTCCCTCATCCTCAAGGAGTTCGAACGGATACGCCGAGAACCGGTGAGCGACGAGGAGATGGAGACGGCCAAGAATTACTTCCTGGACAGCTTCCCAGATCGGTTCTCCACTGCCATCGGGACGATGAGCACCTTTGCCTCCTTGGAATACGACGGCTTCCCGCTCGACTATTTGGACACCTACTGCGCCAAGATCCGGGCGGTCACCAAGGAAGATGTGCTGCGCGTGGCGAAGAAGTACATCAAACCGGGCGAGATGACCATCATGGTGGTGGGTGACATCGAGGCGTGCAAGAAGGGGGACGAGAAACATCCCGGCACCTTGGACCAGCTGGGCCGCATTACCGAAATCAAGCTGCCCGACCCACTCACCGGCCTGTAG
- a CDS encoding insulinase family protein codes for MLTRCRHTAYLVGALVLFWATPAVYAQELNLEDQVIEHTLDNGLRILMVERHEVPRVVCHIYYRVGSVNERPGITGISHFHEHMMFKGTRTIGVTDFAADDALNRQIDSLYHLIYREKYWKRDGDQAKIKQWEAQADSLMKYEKRYIIKDDLWETYMKNGGTGLNASTGQEITGYYVTLPSNKVELQMWLESDRMLNPYFREFYSEKEVVREERRLSENSPGYFFREQLNATFWAASPYAWSVVGWDADLQKLTKQDMIEYNRRYYVPNNAVAVYVGDINPQEIIALAEKYFGRVPRGPDPEPVRTTEPKQYCEKRVYGEAEAPPSVTIMYHVPPAGHPDAEVFRVISGLMNGTTGRLYKKLVKEKGIAVEASAFGGGMMYDGQYSFSGRPKSEAGHTPEEVEQALYEEIELLKKEPVPEYELQKVKNQTEANFIQSLRSTYALAARLGRAELGLGWRDLQKSLERMKAVTAEDIMRVASTYFVKDNRTVGILYRAARTPQGRRPR; via the coding sequence ATGCTAACGCGATGCAGACACACGGCGTACCTGGTCGGTGCGCTTGTCCTTTTCTGGGCAACACCGGCCGTGTACGCCCAGGAGCTCAATTTGGAGGACCAGGTCATCGAGCACACTCTTGACAACGGCTTGAGGATTCTCATGGTAGAGCGCCACGAGGTGCCGCGCGTCGTGTGCCACATCTACTACCGGGTCGGCTCCGTCAACGAGCGACCCGGTATCACCGGCATTTCCCACTTTCACGAGCACATGATGTTCAAAGGAACGCGCACCATCGGCGTCACGGACTTTGCAGCGGATGACGCCTTGAACCGCCAGATCGATAGCCTCTACCACCTCATCTATCGCGAGAAGTACTGGAAGCGGGACGGCGACCAGGCCAAGATCAAGCAATGGGAGGCGCAGGCCGACAGCCTCATGAAGTACGAGAAGCGCTACATCATCAAGGACGACCTCTGGGAGACGTACATGAAGAACGGCGGCACTGGCCTCAACGCCTCCACTGGTCAGGAGATTACCGGTTACTACGTCACCTTGCCCTCTAACAAGGTGGAGCTACAGATGTGGTTGGAATCCGACCGTATGCTCAACCCCTACTTCCGCGAGTTCTACTCGGAGAAGGAAGTGGTGCGCGAGGAGAGGCGCCTCAGCGAGAATAGCCCCGGCTACTTCTTCCGGGAGCAGCTCAATGCCACCTTCTGGGCCGCCTCTCCGTACGCCTGGAGCGTAGTTGGTTGGGACGCCGACCTGCAGAAGCTCACCAAGCAAGACATGATCGAGTACAATCGCCGCTACTACGTGCCGAACAATGCGGTGGCCGTGTACGTGGGAGATATCAATCCCCAGGAGATTATCGCCTTAGCGGAGAAGTACTTTGGGCGCGTGCCGCGCGGACCCGATCCGGAGCCGGTGCGCACCACCGAGCCCAAGCAGTACTGCGAGAAGCGCGTCTATGGCGAAGCGGAGGCGCCCCCTTCGGTGACCATCATGTACCATGTGCCGCCAGCCGGGCATCCGGACGCAGAAGTGTTCCGCGTGATCAGCGGGCTCATGAACGGCACCACCGGACGGCTGTACAAGAAACTCGTCAAGGAGAAAGGGATTGCTGTGGAGGCATCCGCTTTCGGCGGCGGCATGATGTACGACGGCCAGTACTCGTTCAGCGGCCGCCCCAAGTCGGAGGCGGGCCACACTCCGGAGGAAGTGGAACAGGCCCTGTACGAGGAGATCGAGCTCCTCAAGAAGGAGCCTGTGCCGGAGTACGAGCTGCAGAAGGTCAAGAATCAGACCGAGGCGAACTTTATCCAGAGTCTGCGTTCCACCTACGCACTGGCAGCGCGCCTGGGCCGTGCGGAGTTAGGCCTCGGTTGGCGCGACCTGCAGAAGTCCTTGGAGCGCATGAAGGCGGTGACTGCCGAGGACATCATGCGCGTCGCCTCTACCTACTTCGTCAAGGACAATCGCACGGTGGGCATTCTTTATCGGGCCGCCCGCACGCCACAAGGCAGGCGCCCCAGGTAG
- a CDS encoding DUF1080 domain-containing protein yields the protein MKGHRFCLIGAAAGILCLAACGNQQWVTLFDGRSVDAWRGFHRTTFPSEGWAVEGGALKTIVGGEHVDIITKETYRNFELVLEWKVAPGGNSGIFYRVSEEADAVWQSAPEMQVLDDERHPDGRDPKTSAGALYGLIAPQGKRLRPAGKYNQARIVVQGSRAEHWLNGAKVVAYDLACDSLRQLIARSKFKDYPWFALAREGHIALQHHGEEVWYRNIKIRRLPEEQNVPPEGFVALFNGRDLTGWKGLVGNPLTRAQMSPDELAQAQAAADDTMRAHWRVVDGVLVFDGKGSHLCTARDYEDFQLLVDWKIEREGDSGIYLRGSPQVQIWDAGRHPEGSGGLYNNQVHPSKPLVCADRPVGQWNTFDITMVGERVTVFLNGKLVVDNVVMENYWDRAQPIFPSGQIELQSHGTKLYFRNIFIREIPRPGEWRQLFNGTDLSGWVGATDAYYVRNGAIVCPKGVYANLYTADEFQDFVLRFEFRLTPGANNGLGIRAPLQGDAAYEGMELQILDDAHPAYAAIKPYQCHGSIYGVAPALRGHLRPAGEWNVQEVKAQGRQISVVLNGVTIVDVNLDELIAAGTPDGRPHPGLQRKRGHIGFLGHDAHVEFRNIWLKEL from the coding sequence ATGAAGGGACATCGGTTTTGCCTGATCGGCGCCGCCGCGGGGATCCTGTGCCTTGCCGCCTGCGGGAACCAGCAATGGGTCACGCTGTTTGATGGACGCTCCGTGGACGCCTGGCGAGGCTTTCACCGCACGACATTCCCCAGCGAAGGCTGGGCCGTGGAGGGCGGAGCGCTGAAGACCATTGTCGGCGGCGAGCATGTGGACATCATCACCAAAGAGACCTATCGCAATTTCGAGTTAGTGCTGGAATGGAAGGTGGCCCCCGGGGGCAATAGCGGCATCTTCTACCGCGTGAGCGAAGAGGCCGATGCCGTCTGGCAGTCTGCTCCGGAGATGCAGGTGCTGGACGACGAACGCCACCCAGACGGCCGCGACCCGAAAACCTCCGCTGGCGCCCTGTACGGGCTCATCGCCCCGCAGGGTAAGCGTCTCCGCCCGGCGGGAAAGTACAACCAGGCGCGCATCGTGGTGCAGGGCAGCAGGGCAGAGCATTGGCTGAACGGCGCAAAGGTGGTGGCCTATGACCTGGCCTGCGACTCCCTGCGGCAACTCATCGCGCGGAGCAAGTTCAAGGACTACCCCTGGTTTGCCTTGGCAAGAGAGGGGCACATCGCCCTCCAACATCACGGCGAGGAGGTCTGGTACCGCAACATCAAGATCCGCCGCCTACCAGAGGAACAGAACGTGCCCCCCGAGGGGTTTGTCGCCCTGTTCAACGGTCGGGATCTCACCGGGTGGAAAGGCCTGGTGGGCAATCCGCTCACGCGCGCGCAGATGAGCCCGGACGAACTGGCTCAGGCACAAGCCGCGGCTGACGACACCATGCGCGCCCACTGGCGCGTAGTGGACGGCGTGCTGGTCTTCGACGGCAAAGGCAGCCACCTCTGCACTGCCCGCGACTATGAGGACTTTCAACTCCTGGTCGACTGGAAAATCGAGCGGGAGGGGGACAGCGGCATCTACCTGCGCGGCTCCCCCCAAGTGCAGATCTGGGACGCAGGCCGCCATCCGGAAGGCTCAGGAGGGCTGTACAACAATCAGGTGCATCCCAGCAAGCCTCTGGTCTGTGCAGACCGCCCGGTGGGGCAATGGAACACCTTCGACATCACCATGGTTGGCGAGCGGGTCACCGTGTTCCTGAACGGAAAACTCGTGGTGGACAACGTGGTCATGGAGAACTACTGGGACCGCGCGCAGCCCATTTTCCCCTCTGGGCAGATCGAGCTCCAGAGTCACGGCACCAAGCTCTACTTCCGCAACATCTTCATCCGGGAGATCCCCCGGCCTGGGGAGTGGCGCCAGCTCTTCAACGGCACCGACCTCAGCGGCTGGGTCGGGGCGACCGACGCCTACTATGTGCGCAATGGCGCCATCGTCTGCCCCAAGGGGGTCTATGCGAACCTGTACACTGCCGACGAGTTCCAGGACTTTGTACTGCGCTTTGAGTTTCGGCTCACGCCCGGGGCCAACAACGGCCTTGGCATCCGCGCGCCTCTGCAAGGCGATGCCGCCTACGAGGGCATGGAATTGCAGATTTTGGATGACGCCCATCCAGCGTACGCGGCCATCAAGCCGTATCAGTGCCACGGCTCCATCTACGGCGTGGCGCCGGCCCTGCGCGGCCATCTGCGCCCTGCCGGCGAGTGGAACGTTCAGGAGGTGAAGGCACAAGGTCGTCAGATAAGCGTCGTGCTCAACGGGGTCACCATTGTGGACGTGAATCTGGATGAGCTGATCGCCGCCGGCACCCCGGATGGTCGCCCCCACCCAGGCTTGCAGAGGAAGCGGGGACACATCGGCTTCCTGGGGCACGATGCCCACGTGGAATTCCGCAACATCTGGCTAAAAGAGCTGTGA
- a CDS encoding sugar phosphate isomerase/epimerase produces MLRTLCAALLLASWVGCATRTPAPPLAVQCWTFRAFTFIEALDRIRELGLSAVQAYPGQPLAADLPGAVFDHHMSEDQLSLVEKALAERGLRLVAYGVVDLGQDEEAVRRVFDFAKRLRIPTVVAEPEFDALPLVERMAKEYDIRVAIHNHPAPSRYAHPETLHEQIRERDHHLGACADTGHWLRSGVVPVEALRLLRGRVLDVHLKDLNAFATRDAIDVPCGQGKANIRAVVSELRRQGYDGYLCIEYENEAQRDDPSPAVRQSIAFLNELGCR; encoded by the coding sequence ATGTTGCGAACACTGTGTGCTGCTCTGCTGCTGGCAAGCTGGGTGGGGTGCGCCACGCGCACGCCGGCGCCTCCTCTGGCCGTGCAGTGCTGGACGTTTAGGGCTTTCACGTTCATCGAGGCGCTGGACCGGATTCGGGAGCTGGGCCTCTCGGCAGTTCAGGCCTACCCAGGACAACCACTTGCTGCCGACCTGCCCGGGGCGGTCTTTGACCACCACATGTCGGAGGACCAGCTGAGTCTTGTGGAAAAGGCGCTCGCCGAGCGCGGCCTGCGCCTGGTGGCCTACGGCGTGGTCGACCTCGGCCAGGACGAGGAGGCCGTGCGGCGGGTGTTCGATTTTGCCAAGAGGCTGCGCATTCCCACCGTGGTCGCCGAGCCTGAGTTCGACGCCTTGCCGTTGGTAGAGCGCATGGCGAAGGAATACGACATCCGCGTGGCCATTCACAATCACCCGGCGCCGTCGCGATACGCGCACCCCGAGACCCTCCACGAGCAGATCCGCGAGCGCGACCACCACTTAGGCGCCTGCGCCGACACCGGTCATTGGCTGCGCAGCGGAGTGGTGCCAGTGGAGGCCCTACGTCTGTTGCGCGGCCGCGTCCTGGACGTGCACCTCAAGGACCTCAATGCCTTTGCCACGCGCGACGCCATTGACGTGCCTTGCGGCCAGGGCAAGGCGAATATCCGCGCGGTGGTCTCTGAGCTGCGGCGCCAGGGGTACGACGGCTACCTGTGCATCGAGTACGAAAACGAAGCGCAGCGCGACGATCCCTCGCCGGCTGTGCGGCAGAGCATTGCATTTCTCAACGAACTCGGCTGCCGCTGA
- a CDS encoding Gfo/Idh/MocA family oxidoreductase has product MEVTRLGVGIVGGGFVGSFHIRSWVGVRDADIVGIVDKNRKTAQAAASLAKKLRVGDAKPYKTITDMVADPAIHAIWICIPNYARLEVMEEIVHALETGKGELIGVACEKPLGRTVAEARKMRDLARKAGLLDGYLENQIFSPSVVRGKQIVWSRGAAIAGRPYLARAAEEHSGPHMPWFWEGTLQGGGVLNDMMCHSVEAARFMLTPPGAPRSVLTPVKVTAHTSCLKWQRPEYVRHLKKYSEGKLDYRRRPAEDFARSLIEYHDEHGEPLIVETTTSWCYVGAGLRLSMELLGPEYSLAINTLESGLRVFFSRKVKGEQGEDLVEKQNAEMGLMPVVSNEESEYGYEAENRHMVQSFLAGKRPMENFDDGLNVTELLMTAYMSAEQQKTLSFPPPGLDTFVPAVAQGRWNPRKV; this is encoded by the coding sequence ATGGAAGTGACCAGGCTGGGGGTCGGAATCGTCGGGGGAGGATTTGTGGGGAGCTTCCACATCCGCTCGTGGGTGGGGGTGCGCGATGCCGACATCGTGGGCATCGTGGACAAGAACCGCAAGACGGCGCAGGCAGCGGCCTCTTTGGCCAAGAAGCTGCGGGTTGGCGATGCTAAACCGTACAAGACCATCACCGACATGGTGGCGGACCCGGCCATTCACGCCATCTGGATCTGCATCCCCAACTATGCCCGCCTGGAGGTGATGGAGGAAATCGTCCATGCCTTGGAGACCGGCAAGGGGGAGCTGATCGGCGTGGCCTGCGAAAAGCCCCTGGGGCGCACCGTGGCTGAGGCACGCAAGATGCGCGACCTCGCCCGAAAAGCCGGCCTGTTGGATGGCTACCTCGAAAACCAGATCTTTTCCCCGAGCGTGGTGCGGGGAAAACAGATCGTCTGGTCCCGAGGGGCGGCTATCGCTGGCCGGCCGTATCTGGCACGGGCCGCCGAGGAGCACAGCGGACCGCACATGCCGTGGTTCTGGGAAGGCACCTTGCAGGGCGGCGGCGTGCTGAACGACATGATGTGCCACTCCGTGGAAGCGGCGCGCTTCATGCTCACCCCGCCAGGGGCGCCGCGCAGCGTGCTCACGCCGGTCAAGGTGACCGCCCACACCTCCTGCCTGAAATGGCAACGTCCCGAGTACGTCCGTCACCTGAAGAAGTACAGCGAGGGCAAGTTGGACTACCGCCGCCGTCCTGCCGAGGATTTTGCCCGGTCGCTCATTGAGTACCACGACGAGCACGGCGAGCCGTTGATTGTCGAGACCACGACCTCCTGGTGCTATGTCGGCGCCGGCCTACGCCTGAGCATGGAGCTCTTGGGGCCAGAGTACTCTTTGGCCATCAACACCCTCGAATCCGGGCTCCGGGTCTTTTTCAGCCGTAAGGTGAAAGGCGAGCAGGGCGAGGACCTTGTGGAAAAGCAAAACGCCGAGATGGGCTTGATGCCGGTGGTGAGCAACGAAGAGAGCGAGTACGGCTACGAGGCGGAGAACCGCCACATGGTGCAGTCGTTCTTGGCAGGCAAGCGGCCCATGGAGAATTTTGACGACGGCCTGAATGTGACCGAGTTGCTCATGACCGCCTACATGAGCGCCGAACAGCAGAAGACGCTCTCCTTCCCGCCGCCAGGACTGGACACATTCGTCCCGGCGGTAGCGCAAGGCAGGTGGAATCCGCGCAAGGTATAG
- a CDS encoding MFS transporter, with product MSTKTRLGIMMFLQYAIWGAWAPVLSEYLMNQLGFTGVQVGWIYAVLPLATIVAPFLGGQVADRWLASEKVIAMLQLAGGVLLLAMSRITSYGTLLPLMFLYCLLYAPTLAITNSIAMINLESSEKEFGRIRVWGTIGWIAAGWLLAAWRYAGQSLMLRGDTLFLAGIFSLIMGLQAFSLPHTPPKKEGVNPFAFLEALKMLRDKNFLIFVSITFVVATELEFYYILTAPFLQSPVIGLPAKSISAVMTIAQVAEIFVMAFLLSLFLEKYGMRNTLAIGALAWPVRYIIFAIGTPAWLVIASLALHGFCYVFFFTAAFIYVDKVAPSDIRASAQSLIAIIALGLGRFIGSLFAGWIKDTFTAAGVTNWRAVFLVPCVLTILCALAFVLFFREQREAGKAQATT from the coding sequence ATGTCGACGAAGACACGACTCGGCATCATGATGTTCCTGCAGTACGCAATCTGGGGGGCGTGGGCGCCAGTTCTTTCGGAATATCTGATGAACCAGCTCGGCTTCACCGGCGTGCAGGTGGGGTGGATCTACGCGGTGCTGCCGCTGGCAACGATTGTGGCACCTTTCCTGGGTGGCCAGGTTGCCGACCGTTGGCTCGCTTCTGAGAAGGTGATCGCCATGCTGCAGTTGGCCGGCGGCGTGTTGCTGCTCGCCATGTCACGCATCACTTCCTATGGCACCCTGCTACCGCTCATGTTCCTCTATTGCCTCCTCTATGCGCCGACGCTGGCCATCACAAACTCCATTGCCATGATCAACTTGGAAAGCTCCGAGAAGGAGTTCGGCCGCATTCGCGTGTGGGGCACCATCGGCTGGATTGCCGCCGGGTGGCTCCTGGCAGCGTGGCGCTACGCTGGGCAGAGCCTCATGCTGCGCGGCGATACGCTCTTCTTAGCCGGCATCTTCTCCCTCATCATGGGACTGCAAGCCTTTAGCCTGCCGCACACGCCGCCGAAGAAGGAGGGCGTCAACCCCTTCGCCTTTCTCGAGGCGCTGAAGATGCTGCGCGACAAGAACTTCCTGATTTTCGTGAGCATCACCTTTGTGGTGGCCACGGAGTTAGAGTTCTACTACATCCTCACCGCGCCCTTTTTGCAGTCGCCGGTCATCGGCCTGCCGGCCAAGTCGATCTCTGCAGTGATGACCATTGCGCAGGTGGCGGAGATCTTCGTGATGGCCTTCCTCCTTTCCCTCTTTCTGGAAAAGTACGGCATGCGCAACACGCTGGCCATCGGCGCGTTGGCGTGGCCGGTTCGCTACATCATCTTCGCCATCGGCACGCCGGCCTGGTTGGTCATCGCCTCGTTGGCGCTACACGGCTTCTGCTATGTGTTCTTTTTCACGGCGGCCTTCATCTACGTGGACAAGGTGGCGCCCAGCGACATCCGCGCTTCGGCGCAGAGTCTGATCGCCATCATCGCCTTAGGACTGGGGCGCTTCATCGGCAGTCTCTTTGCCGGCTGGATCAAGGATACATTTACGGCGGCAGGAGTGACCAACTGGCGGGCAGTGTTCCTGGTGCCCTGTGTGCTGACCATTCTGTGTGCTCTGGCCTTTGTGCTCTTTTTCCGCGAACAGCGGGAGGCGGGCAAGGCGCAAGCGACGACGTGA